In Streptomyces thermolilacinus SPC6, a single genomic region encodes these proteins:
- a CDS encoding DUF1152 domain-containing protein, with protein MTSLHTNPLFSRLADAERVLVAGAGGGFDVYAGLPLALSLLHQGKEVWFANLSFSALAGLPADAWAAPDLAVVTPGTAPHQGYFPERTLARWLRLHGYPSTVYAFPQTGVRPLRDAYRALAELHGIDAVVLVDGGTDILMRGDEAGLGTPEEDMASVAALAGLDGIPTRLVVSVGFGIDAHHGVNHVQVLENIAALERDGAYLGAFSIPRATREGALYLDAVAHAQHHTPERPSIVNGSIAAAVRGSFGDVRFTDRTLGGELFVNPLMSLYFAFDLPGLAARCLYLDRIEDTHLMRQIHSRIAEFREETPTRPPRTFPH; from the coding sequence ATGACGTCCCTTCACACCAATCCGCTGTTCTCCCGGCTCGCGGACGCCGAACGGGTCCTTGTCGCGGGAGCCGGGGGCGGGTTCGACGTCTACGCCGGGCTGCCGTTGGCGCTTTCGCTTCTGCACCAGGGCAAGGAGGTGTGGTTCGCGAACCTGTCGTTCAGCGCGCTCGCCGGTCTCCCCGCCGACGCGTGGGCCGCGCCCGACCTGGCCGTCGTGACGCCCGGAACCGCACCGCACCAGGGGTACTTCCCGGAGCGGACCCTCGCCCGGTGGCTGCGCCTGCACGGCTACCCGTCCACCGTGTACGCCTTCCCCCAGACCGGTGTGCGGCCGCTGCGCGACGCCTACCGGGCGCTGGCCGAACTGCACGGCATCGACGCCGTGGTGCTGGTGGACGGCGGCACGGACATCCTGATGCGCGGGGACGAGGCCGGTCTGGGCACACCCGAGGAGGACATGGCGAGCGTCGCGGCGCTGGCCGGGCTGGACGGCATACCCACCCGGCTCGTCGTGTCGGTCGGCTTCGGCATCGACGCCCACCACGGCGTGAACCACGTGCAGGTGCTGGAGAACATCGCGGCGCTGGAACGCGACGGCGCGTACCTCGGGGCGTTCTCGATCCCGCGCGCCACCCGCGAGGGCGCCCTCTACCTCGACGCGGTGGCACACGCCCAGCACCACACCCCGGAGCGTCCCAGCATCGTCAACGGCTCCATCGCGGCGGCGGTGCGCGGCTCGTTCGGCGACGTCCGGTTCACCGACCGCACCCTGGGCGGCGAGCTGTTCGTGAACCCGCTGATGTCCCTGTACTTCGCCTTCGACCTGCCCGGCCTGGCGGCCCGCTGCCTCTACCTGGACCGCATCGAGGACACCCATCTGATGCGCCAGATCCACTCCCGGATCGCCGAGTTCCGCGAGGAGACACCGACCCGCCCGCCCCGCACCTTCCCCCACTAG
- a CDS encoding alpha/beta fold hydrolase, with translation MDPCTSGTLPVPGARLYFEERGAGPLLLLIAGGNSDAAVFRRLAAALAAHHRVVTYDPRGNSRSVLDGPRDEPYRVGRHADDAVRLLDHRAGPDEPVRVFGSCSGGQVALELAVRHPGRVRWTVAHEPPALAVLPDAADHLALVADVRETFRRSGLVPAMRLLQALYGNTPAPALPEAHDNTAFFLARVVGPATRFVPDLDALAALRGRVALAGGEDSRTHVVQRPAVVLARRLGSRMELFPGGHAGYARYPGAFARRLVEVFDALRGAAAGVATRRPVPER, from the coding sequence ATGGACCCCTGTACGAGCGGCACGCTGCCCGTCCCCGGCGCCCGGCTGTACTTCGAGGAGCGCGGCGCGGGCCCCCTGCTGCTGCTCATCGCGGGCGGCAACTCCGACGCGGCCGTGTTCAGACGCCTCGCGGCCGCCCTGGCCGCCCACCACCGCGTCGTCACCTACGACCCCCGCGGCAACTCCCGCAGCGTGCTGGACGGCCCGCGCGACGAGCCGTACCGCGTCGGGCGGCACGCCGACGACGCGGTACGGCTCCTCGACCACCGGGCCGGGCCGGACGAGCCGGTGCGGGTCTTCGGCAGTTGCTCGGGCGGACAGGTGGCGCTGGAGCTCGCCGTACGCCACCCCGGCCGCGTGCGGTGGACGGTCGCGCACGAACCGCCCGCGCTGGCGGTCCTCCCCGACGCGGCCGACCACCTGGCGCTCGTCGCCGACGTCCGCGAGACGTTCCGCCGCTCCGGGCTGGTACCGGCCATGCGGCTGCTCCAGGCCCTGTACGGGAACACCCCCGCGCCCGCGCTGCCCGAGGCGCATGACAACACCGCGTTCTTCCTCGCCCGGGTGGTCGGGCCCGCGACGCGGTTCGTGCCCGACCTGGACGCGCTCGCCGCGCTGCGGGGCCGGGTCGCGCTGGCGGGCGGCGAGGACTCCCGTACGCACGTCGTGCAGCGGCCCGCGGTGGTGCTGGCACGGCGGCTGGGCAGCCGGATGGAGCTGTTCCCCGGCGGCCACGCGGGCTACGCCAGGTATCCGGGCGCGTTCGCCCGCCGACTGGTCGAGGTGTTCGACGCCCTGCGCGGCGCGGCGGCGGGCGTCGCGACGCGTCGGCCGGTGCCGGAGCGGTGA
- a CDS encoding AMP-binding protein, giving the protein MADTGDVRDILADLGIADELLRGEARLRADLGLDSVDLSQLALELAERYGVRFDPWSGHDHTVREVVALARTGQAGPVAERYRGRGWWAPELLDEAVLDTRGHPGGRAALTGDGRTLRRAALDAAVSGCAARLAEGGVLPGDHVLVLPPNEPRFLVLVLALIRLGACPVLAPPTLRARELGPVVSAVGATAMAVPGPGRRFDHLRMAEGLRLRHPSLRTLIVPGGDAARGRLDLDACAGLHDTAPVDAGRGAAPVGGARRPSDTALFLLSSGTTGAPRLIPRSHEAFTHVVRASAGVSGMGRDTVYLAALPVAHSFAFGHPGVLGALVCGGRAVLGPDGDPGGALELIERERVTHCALTPAVARQWLGARAARPGHDLSSLRVIQVGGARLDEDTAARLAEVFACRVQQVYGMSEGLLNLTRLDDPPGPVATTQGRPASPGDETRVVDGAGRPVADGETGELLVRGPGVITAYHGGAEPEAFTPDGFLRTGDLVRRHPSGNFQVVGRVKDVINRGGEKIPAGELESLVLAHPRVRSAAAVAMPHPVLGEAVCLYVTGGAEGAPSLREIRRFLVEAGLAPFKLPEHLVELPALPLTGIGKIDKVRLREDVRARTAPSAPPPR; this is encoded by the coding sequence TTGGCCGACACCGGCGACGTACGGGACATCCTCGCCGACCTGGGAATCGCCGACGAGCTGCTGCGGGGTGAGGCGCGGCTGCGGGCCGACCTGGGTCTCGACTCGGTCGACCTGTCGCAGCTGGCGCTGGAGCTGGCCGAGCGGTACGGCGTCCGGTTCGACCCGTGGAGCGGCCACGACCACACCGTGCGGGAGGTCGTCGCTCTCGCCCGCACGGGGCAGGCGGGGCCGGTGGCGGAGCGGTACCGCGGCCGGGGCTGGTGGGCGCCCGAGCTGCTGGACGAGGCCGTGCTCGACACGCGGGGGCATCCCGGCGGCCGGGCGGCGCTCACCGGAGACGGCCGCACCCTGCGCAGGGCGGCGCTGGACGCGGCCGTCTCGGGCTGCGCGGCCCGGCTCGCGGAGGGCGGTGTCCTCCCCGGCGACCACGTGCTCGTACTGCCTCCCAACGAGCCCCGGTTCCTGGTCCTGGTCCTCGCGCTGATCAGGCTCGGCGCGTGCCCGGTGCTCGCCCCGCCGACGCTGCGCGCCCGTGAACTCGGGCCCGTCGTCTCGGCGGTGGGCGCGACGGCGATGGCCGTCCCCGGCCCGGGGCGCCGGTTCGACCACCTGCGGATGGCGGAGGGGCTGCGCCTACGGCATCCGTCCCTGCGTACCCTCATCGTCCCCGGCGGCGACGCGGCGCGCGGCCGTCTGGACCTCGACGCGTGCGCCGGGCTGCATGACACGGCGCCCGTGGACGCGGGTCGTGGCGCGGCGCCCGTGGGCGGGGCGCGCCGCCCTTCCGACACCGCCCTGTTCCTGCTGTCCAGCGGTACGACGGGCGCGCCCCGGCTCATCCCGCGCAGCCACGAGGCCTTCACGCATGTCGTCCGCGCGTCCGCCGGGGTGTCAGGGATGGGGCGGGACACGGTCTACCTCGCCGCGCTGCCGGTGGCGCACAGCTTCGCGTTCGGGCACCCCGGTGTGCTGGGCGCCCTCGTGTGCGGCGGGCGGGCGGTGCTCGGCCCGGACGGCGACCCGGGCGGCGCGCTGGAGCTGATCGAGCGGGAGCGGGTCACGCACTGCGCGCTCACCCCGGCGGTCGCCCGGCAGTGGCTCGGCGCCCGGGCCGCCCGCCCCGGGCACGACCTGTCGAGCCTGCGGGTCATCCAGGTCGGCGGTGCCCGCCTGGACGAGGACACCGCCGCGCGTCTCGCCGAGGTGTTCGCCTGCCGGGTCCAGCAGGTGTACGGCATGAGCGAGGGACTGCTGAACCTCACGCGGCTGGACGACCCGCCCGGGCCCGTGGCCACCACCCAGGGGCGGCCCGCATCGCCCGGCGACGAGACCCGTGTGGTGGACGGCGCGGGCAGGCCGGTCGCCGACGGCGAGACCGGTGAGCTGCTGGTCCGGGGGCCGGGCGTGATCACGGCGTACCACGGCGGGGCGGAGCCCGAGGCGTTCACTCCCGACGGCTTCCTCCGCACCGGCGACCTGGTCCGGCGCCACCCGTCGGGCAACTTCCAGGTGGTGGGCCGGGTCAAGGACGTGATCAACCGCGGGGGCGAGAAGATCCCGGCGGGCGAACTGGAGTCGCTGGTGCTGGCCCACCCCCGGGTGCGTTCCGCCGCAGCCGTGGCGATGCCCCACCCCGTCCTGGGCGAGGCGGTCTGCCTGTACGTGACGGGCGGCGCGGAGGGGGCGCCGTCTCTGCGGGAGATCCGCCGGTTCCTGGTGGAGGCGGGGCTGGCCCCCTTCAAGCTGCCCGAGCACCTCGTGGAGCTGCCCGCGCTGCCCCTCACCGGGATCGGCAAGATCGACAAGGTACGTCTCCGGGAGGACGTCCGCGCCCGTACGGCCCCGTCGGCACCGCCGCCGCGCTGA
- a CDS encoding S1 RNA-binding domain-containing protein, which yields MFPGVGFITIPELSWRRADAVSGVVRVGQRVTCEFPQFDTGNLEVRLFLRALRPGPFAAFANRGAAGRTPRGRVALLVPFGVMVEVAEGVEGLVRPNDPGRAPVADPAGVVQVGDEVTVVVVEVDRERRGLVLSWGQGRTAPPP from the coding sequence GTGTTCCCCGGCGTCGGCTTCATCACGATCCCCGAGCTGTCCTGGCGGCGCGCCGATGCGGTGTCCGGCGTGGTGCGGGTGGGGCAGCGCGTGACGTGCGAGTTTCCGCAGTTCGACACCGGGAACCTGGAGGTCAGGCTGTTCCTGCGGGCGCTGCGCCCCGGCCCTTTCGCGGCCTTCGCCAACCGGGGCGCGGCGGGCCGGACCCCGCGGGGGCGGGTCGCCCTGCTGGTCCCGTTCGGCGTCATGGTGGAGGTCGCCGAGGGCGTCGAGGGACTTGTGCGTCCGAACGACCCCGGCCGGGCACCCGTGGCCGACCCGGCGGGCGTCGTCCAGGTCGGTGACGAGGTCACGGTCGTCGTCGTGGAGGTGGACCGCGAGCGGCGCGGGCTGGTGCTCTCGTGGGGGCAGGGGCGTACGGCGCCGCCGCCCTGA
- a CDS encoding DEAD/DEAH box helicase, producing the protein MADADKPTGVHPAGGAADVLDRLDPVVLHHIVNTLGWPDLRPLQRAAITPLMDGDDAVLLAPTAGGKTEAACFPLLSAMAEQRWIGTSVLYLCPLKALLNNLVGRVDTYAQWLGRRAALWHGDTKESQRQRIRTEPPDILLTTPESLEAMLIGVKTDHERLLGGVRAVVVDEVHAFAGDDRGWHLLAVLERLERVTGRPIQRVGLSATVGNPEQLLRWLQGAGAGSRTGQVVAPGVHLPATGVVGTGKGTVTDPSRRPAGEVELDYVGSLDNAAKLIAALHRGEKRLVFCDSRRQVEELGAALRAREVTVFLSHASLSVDERARSEQAFAEARDCVIVSTSTLELGIDVGDLDRVIQIDAPASVASFLQRIGRTGRRPGTVRNCLFLTTRKETLLQAAGLLLLWSRGWVEPVLPPPEPRHLVAQQLLAVTLQQHVMGDQLWDRQWNGLAPFDRSAAPILRHLTEEGFLDSDGGMLFVGPEAEHRFGRRHFIELTASFTAPPQFTVLSGRTEIGRTDPSVLTEERPGPRRLLLGGRSWQVTYVDWTRKRVFVEPADGGGIAKWMSGGVVGLSYALTRAMREVLLGSEPPVDLTRRAQACLAEQREDDAPDTVHPGGTLVTRVGSDVRWWTWAGYRANATLAATLQSVTDPLQRPTDCWMRLREDLTPADWRAARESVGDGLVLPDVDRRAVRGLKFSAALPERLAVATVAARLADFEGARSVLSEPARFVAVSGSA; encoded by the coding sequence ATGGCGGACGCTGACAAGCCGACCGGGGTGCACCCGGCCGGAGGAGCGGCCGACGTACTCGACCGGCTCGACCCCGTTGTCCTGCACCACATTGTCAACACTCTCGGCTGGCCCGATCTGCGTCCCCTCCAGCGGGCGGCGATCACTCCGCTCATGGACGGCGACGACGCCGTGCTGCTGGCGCCGACAGCGGGCGGCAAGACGGAGGCGGCGTGCTTCCCGCTGCTGTCCGCGATGGCCGAGCAGCGGTGGATCGGCACCTCCGTGCTGTACTTGTGCCCCCTCAAGGCGCTGCTCAACAACCTGGTCGGCCGCGTCGACACGTACGCCCAGTGGCTGGGACGGCGCGCGGCGCTCTGGCACGGCGACACCAAGGAGTCGCAGCGGCAGCGTATCCGCACCGAGCCGCCGGACATCCTGCTGACCACACCCGAGTCGCTCGAAGCCATGCTGATCGGCGTCAAGACCGACCACGAGCGCCTGCTGGGCGGCGTACGCGCCGTGGTCGTCGACGAGGTGCACGCCTTCGCGGGTGACGACCGGGGCTGGCACCTGCTCGCGGTGCTCGAACGGCTGGAGCGGGTCACCGGCCGCCCCATCCAGCGGGTCGGGCTCTCGGCGACGGTGGGCAACCCCGAGCAGTTGCTGCGCTGGTTGCAAGGAGCCGGTGCCGGGAGCCGTACCGGACAGGTCGTTGCGCCGGGCGTCCACCTGCCCGCCACCGGTGTGGTCGGCACCGGGAAGGGAACCGTCACGGACCCGTCGCGCAGACCTGCGGGAGAGGTGGAACTCGACTACGTGGGCTCGCTCGACAATGCCGCGAAACTCATCGCCGCCCTGCACCGGGGAGAGAAGCGGCTCGTCTTCTGCGACTCGCGCCGCCAGGTCGAGGAGCTGGGTGCCGCGCTCCGGGCCCGCGAGGTTACCGTCTTCCTGTCCCACGCTTCCCTGTCCGTGGACGAACGTGCCCGCTCCGAGCAGGCTTTCGCCGAGGCTCGCGACTGCGTCATCGTTTCCACGTCCACCCTTGAACTCGGCATCGATGTCGGAGACCTGGACCGCGTCATCCAGATCGATGCCCCGGCCTCCGTCGCTTCCTTCCTGCAGCGCATCGGGCGCACCGGCCGGCGTCCCGGCACGGTACGCAACTGCCTGTTCCTCACCACCCGGAAAGAAACACTGCTGCAGGCCGCGGGACTGCTGCTGTTGTGGTCACGTGGCTGGGTGGAACCCGTTCTCCCGCCGCCCGAGCCGCGTCACCTCGTGGCCCAGCAGCTCCTCGCGGTCACCCTGCAGCAGCACGTGATGGGTGATCAGTTGTGGGATCGGCAATGGAACGGTCTCGCCCCCTTCGACCGTTCCGCGGCTCCGATCCTGCGCCACCTCACCGAAGAGGGCTTTCTCGACAGCGACGGCGGCATGCTGTTCGTCGGCCCGGAGGCGGAACACCGGTTCGGGAGGCGGCACTTCATCGAACTCACGGCGTCGTTCACCGCGCCGCCGCAGTTCACGGTACTGTCCGGGCGCACCGAGATCGGCCGAACCGACCCGAGTGTCCTGACCGAAGAACGCCCGGGCCCTCGTCGACTGCTGCTCGGCGGACGGAGCTGGCAGGTCACCTATGTCGACTGGACACGGAAGCGGGTCTTTGTTGAACCCGCGGACGGCGGCGGCATCGCCAAGTGGATGAGCGGTGGCGTGGTCGGCCTTTCGTACGCCCTCACGCGAGCCATGCGGGAGGTACTGCTGGGCTCCGAGCCGCCGGTGGATCTCACCCGGCGGGCGCAGGCATGCCTTGCGGAACAGCGCGAGGATGATGCTCCGGACACGGTGCACCCCGGCGGCACCCTGGTCACCCGGGTGGGGAGCGATGTGCGTTGGTGGACCTGGGCCGGTTACCGCGCCAACGCCACCCTCGCGGCGACACTGCAGTCGGTCACCGACCCTTTACAGCGGCCCACCGATTGCTGGATGCGTCTGCGTGAGGACCTCACCCCGGCCGACTGGAGGGCGGCTCGGGAGAGCGTCGGTGACGGGCTCGTGCTTCCCGACGTGGACCGCCGGGCCGTACGCGGTCTGAAGTTCTCCGCCGCTCTGCCCGAACGACTTGCCGTCGCCACGGTCGCGGCCCGCCTGGCCGACTTCGAGGGGGCACGGTCCGTACTGTCCGAACCCGCGCGTTTCGTCGCCGTCAGCGGTTCAGCGTGA
- the brxD gene encoding BREX system ATP-binding protein BrxD produces the protein MSTTGSKRPVQVSAARRRTVIDALRRGAVPESGLDLLATGLDRFEAALDAELDAVASGGSVFKAVRGEYGSGKTFFTRWLGERAKRRNFAVAEIQVSENETPLHKLETVYRRLTERLTTSSFPPSALRPVVDAWFYALEEDALAAGATEDELSGEVEKLLVARLAEVSRHAPSFATALRGYRAALADRDEATAAAVLAWLGGQPHVAASARRSAGLRGDLDHFGALGFLQGLLTVLRDSGHAGLFVVLDEVETLQRVRSDARDKALNALRQLIDEVHSGRFPGLYLVITGTPAFYDGQQGVQRLAPLAQRLATDFTTDPRFDNPRAVQIRLPGFGQESLVALGVTIRNLYADAAASPERVRAVVDDAYVADLARAVGGALGGKVGVAPRLFLKKLVGDVLDRVDQFDDFDPRQHYNLTVSSSELTDVERNLTAAVTGGAASADDIDLEL, from the coding sequence GTGAGCACCACCGGATCCAAACGTCCCGTACAGGTCAGCGCGGCCCGCCGCCGTACCGTCATCGACGCCCTGCGCCGCGGGGCCGTACCCGAGAGCGGACTCGACCTGCTCGCCACCGGGCTCGATCGGTTCGAAGCGGCCCTCGACGCGGAACTGGACGCCGTCGCGTCCGGCGGGTCCGTGTTCAAGGCCGTGCGCGGTGAGTACGGGTCCGGCAAGACCTTCTTCACCCGCTGGCTGGGGGAGCGGGCGAAGCGGCGCAACTTCGCCGTGGCCGAGATCCAGGTCTCCGAGAACGAGACGCCGCTGCACAAGCTGGAGACCGTCTACCGGCGGCTCACCGAACGGCTCACCACCTCCAGCTTCCCGCCCAGCGCGCTGCGCCCCGTCGTGGACGCCTGGTTCTACGCCCTGGAAGAGGACGCTCTGGCAGCCGGCGCGACCGAGGACGAACTGTCCGGCGAGGTGGAGAAGCTGCTCGTCGCGCGGCTCGCCGAGGTCTCCCGGCATGCACCGTCCTTCGCCACCGCCCTGCGCGGGTACCGGGCAGCCCTCGCCGACCGCGACGAGGCGACCGCCGCGGCCGTGCTGGCGTGGCTCGGTGGCCAGCCACACGTCGCGGCCTCCGCCCGCAGGTCCGCCGGGTTGCGGGGAGACCTCGACCACTTCGGTGCTCTCGGCTTCCTGCAGGGCCTGCTCACCGTGCTGCGCGACTCCGGGCACGCCGGGCTCTTCGTCGTCCTCGACGAGGTGGAGACGCTGCAACGGGTGCGCTCCGACGCCCGCGACAAGGCGCTCAACGCGCTGCGGCAGCTCATCGACGAGGTGCACTCCGGCCGGTTCCCCGGTCTGTACCTCGTGATCACCGGTACACCCGCCTTCTACGACGGTCAGCAGGGCGTGCAGCGCCTGGCGCCGCTCGCCCAGCGGCTCGCCACCGACTTCACCACGGACCCGCGCTTCGACAATCCCCGTGCCGTTCAGATCCGGCTTCCCGGCTTCGGCCAGGAGTCCCTGGTCGCCCTGGGCGTCACCATCCGGAACCTGTACGCGGATGCCGCCGCGTCGCCCGAGCGTGTACGTGCGGTCGTCGACGACGCCTACGTCGCGGATCTCGCGCGAGCTGTCGGCGGAGCGCTGGGCGGGAAGGTCGGGGTGGCGCCCCGGCTGTTCCTGAAGAAGCTGGTGGGGGACGTCCTCGACCGCGTGGACCAGTTCGACGACTTCGATCCCCGGCAGCACTACAACCTGACCGTCTCGAGCAGCGAGCTCACCGACGTGGAGCGGAACCTGACCGCCGCGGTCACCGGCGGGGCCGCGTCCGCCGACGACATCGACCTGGAGCTGTGA
- a CDS encoding DUF262 domain-containing protein yields the protein MAALDNVKLKDVLADVASGSLQLPDFQRNWKWDDDRIRAIIATVTLDYPLGVVMTLQTGGATRFRSRTLTGARPEGDPEADLLLLDGQQRLTSLFQSLWLDAPVETADARGKAIQRWYYVDIAKAVGPSADRDEAIVSVPADKVLRTDFNRTVVLDLSTTEAECAAGLFPLHFVFDAQRVNEWKKVYIKADEDRNWDLWGQFDEAVLQQVRAFQVPMIRLAASTSMDAVCAVFERVNTGGVPLNVFELLTATYAGDRDYVERTGDYYQLPEVWREIKQALASKYPVFGRIESGLENGLSSIDFLQAIALVRTWERKQEGRGATVSCKRRDLLDLPLADFVRLAPKLADAFAWVGDFLERQCIVRPADLPYKTQLVPLAAVRAILDTGTDGLGAEEKIEQWYWCGVLGEMYGGSTETRFTKDVEQLVPWIAQDEKAPETVTEAFFFADRLDTLTTRNSAAYKGIYALLIKQGAVDWHHTGAPLSPGRLDEYGVDIRQIFPKTWFRRGNSNGLPTSSIVNKTPLSYRAAMDMTGAPSSYLSTMIAASDMRPEWFDDVLTTHLIDPDALRENDYERFYRDRSKQLQDLVHSAMGKRTMLRDLPEGDAR from the coding sequence ATGGCGGCCCTCGACAATGTGAAGCTCAAGGACGTTCTGGCCGATGTCGCCTCAGGTTCCTTACAGTTGCCCGACTTCCAGCGGAACTGGAAGTGGGACGACGACCGGATCCGGGCGATCATCGCGACGGTCACGCTGGACTACCCGCTGGGTGTCGTGATGACGCTGCAGACCGGTGGCGCCACCCGGTTCCGCTCGCGGACCCTCACCGGTGCCCGGCCGGAGGGGGACCCGGAGGCCGACCTCCTACTGCTGGACGGGCAGCAGCGCCTCACCTCGCTCTTCCAGTCCCTGTGGCTGGACGCCCCGGTGGAGACGGCGGACGCCCGGGGCAAGGCCATCCAGCGCTGGTACTACGTCGACATCGCGAAGGCCGTGGGACCCTCCGCGGACCGCGACGAGGCCATCGTGTCCGTCCCGGCGGACAAGGTGCTCCGCACGGACTTCAACCGCACCGTGGTGCTGGACCTGAGCACCACCGAGGCCGAGTGCGCGGCCGGCCTCTTCCCCCTCCACTTCGTCTTCGACGCCCAGCGTGTCAACGAGTGGAAGAAGGTGTACATCAAGGCGGACGAGGACCGGAACTGGGACCTGTGGGGCCAGTTCGACGAGGCGGTTCTCCAGCAGGTCCGCGCTTTCCAGGTCCCGATGATCCGGCTGGCCGCCTCCACTTCCATGGACGCCGTCTGCGCGGTGTTCGAGCGGGTCAACACGGGCGGTGTGCCCCTGAACGTCTTCGAACTGCTCACCGCGACGTACGCCGGGGACCGCGACTACGTGGAGCGGACCGGGGACTACTACCAGCTTCCCGAGGTCTGGCGGGAGATCAAGCAGGCGCTGGCGAGCAAGTACCCGGTCTTCGGCCGCATCGAGAGCGGCCTCGAGAACGGGCTGAGCAGCATCGACTTCCTGCAGGCCATCGCGTTGGTCCGCACCTGGGAGCGGAAGCAGGAGGGCCGCGGGGCCACGGTGTCCTGCAAGCGCCGCGACCTGTTGGACCTCCCCCTGGCCGACTTCGTCCGCCTGGCGCCCAAGCTCGCCGACGCCTTCGCCTGGGTGGGTGACTTCCTGGAGCGGCAGTGCATCGTCCGCCCGGCCGACCTGCCGTACAAGACGCAGCTCGTCCCGCTCGCGGCCGTCCGCGCCATCCTCGACACGGGGACGGACGGCCTGGGGGCGGAGGAGAAGATCGAGCAGTGGTACTGGTGCGGGGTCCTCGGGGAGATGTACGGCGGTTCCACGGAGACGCGCTTCACCAAGGACGTCGAACAGCTCGTCCCCTGGATCGCGCAGGACGAGAAAGCGCCCGAGACGGTCACGGAGGCGTTCTTCTTCGCCGACCGCCTCGACACCCTCACCACCCGCAACAGCGCCGCCTACAAGGGCATCTACGCCCTGCTGATCAAGCAGGGGGCGGTCGACTGGCACCACACGGGCGCCCCGCTCAGCCCCGGCCGGCTGGACGAGTACGGGGTCGACATCCGGCAGATCTTCCCCAAGACGTGGTTCCGGCGGGGCAACAGCAACGGTCTGCCCACGAGTTCGATCGTGAACAAGACCCCCTTGTCCTACCGCGCCGCGATGGACATGACGGGGGCGCCGTCGTCATACCTGTCCACGATGATCGCCGCGTCCGACATGCGTCCCGAGTGGTTCGACGACGTCCTGACCACGCACCTGATCGATCCGGACGCGCTGCGCGAGAACGACTACGAGCGCTTCTACCGCGACCGCTCCAAGCAGTTGCAGGACCTCGTGCACTCCGCCATGGGCAAGCGGACGATGCTCCGTGACCTGCCGGAGGGCGACGCCCGATGA
- a CDS encoding CBS domain-containing protein, translating to MTTRPHERDVASLKGRTVSVQEILDLFQVRVRDHRTVHRISQALTDAGLTTLPDFAVCGLRSTVDVVPLAAVPAQRTPPEPEGEADEADEALPSHALPQRLLLGDIPSARRGLVSVGPGTPLSQTTFLMRTKGLSQVPVTTGMAQVHGVVTWGSVAKMYEAGKEATLDNAMEKDSLPVADARQEFFTALPVIREHGYLLVRGDDGCLSGIVTAADVTERFEGAARPFFIVGEIESLLRRCLGAALDTEAIKAVQTNKKPEQRTGQVSDLMFGDYLRLLDGDQTKQSFAERADRNWEALKWPNMPREQFVGLLKRVKDIRNRIAHFDEKPLPPEMIDELTTFAKVLRAFAS from the coding sequence ATGACGACCAGGCCGCACGAGCGGGACGTGGCCTCGCTCAAGGGCAGGACCGTGTCCGTGCAGGAGATCCTGGACCTGTTCCAGGTCAGGGTCCGCGACCACCGGACGGTGCACCGGATCTCGCAGGCCCTGACGGACGCCGGGCTGACCACGCTGCCGGACTTCGCCGTCTGCGGTCTGCGCAGCACCGTCGACGTCGTGCCGCTGGCGGCCGTTCCCGCACAGCGCACGCCCCCGGAACCGGAGGGTGAGGCCGACGAGGCGGACGAGGCCCTGCCCTCGCACGCGCTGCCGCAGCGTCTGCTGCTCGGCGACATCCCGTCGGCGCGGCGCGGCCTGGTGTCCGTGGGCCCCGGCACGCCCCTGTCCCAGACGACCTTCCTGATGCGCACGAAGGGCCTCTCCCAGGTGCCGGTGACCACCGGCATGGCGCAGGTCCACGGAGTCGTCACCTGGGGATCCGTGGCCAAGATGTACGAGGCGGGGAAGGAGGCCACGCTCGACAACGCCATGGAGAAGGACTCGCTGCCCGTCGCCGACGCCCGCCAGGAGTTCTTCACCGCCCTCCCGGTCATCCGCGAGCACGGCTACCTGCTCGTCCGCGGCGACGACGGCTGCCTGTCGGGCATCGTCACCGCCGCGGACGTCACGGAACGCTTCGAGGGGGCGGCGCGCCCCTTCTTCATCGTGGGTGAGATCGAGTCGCTGCTGCGCCGCTGCCTGGGCGCGGCACTGGACACGGAGGCCATCAAGGCGGTCCAGACGAACAAGAAGCCGGAGCAGCGCACCGGCCAGGTGTCGGACCTGATGTTCGGCGACTACCTGAGGCTCCTGGACGGCGACCAGACGAAGCAGTCCTTCGCCGAGCGGGCCGACCGCAACTGGGAGGCGCTGAAGTGGCCCAACATGCCCCGGGAGCAGTTCGTCGGCCTGCTGAAGCGGGTGAAGGACATCCGCAACCGGATCGCCCACTTCGACGAGAAGCCGCTCCCGCCGGAGATGATCGACGAGCTGACGACCTTCGCCAAGGTGCTGCGGGCGTTCGCGTCGTGA